The region ATGCGTTCGCCGGTGTACATGTATTCCGACACGCTGGACGTGGGGTTCAGCTATCCCTGGCTACGCCTGCCGGATGAAGTGTACTTCCAGATCCAGAGCCCGACCTACGAAGGGATTGATGCGATATATACGCTGCCCTTGAGCTATGGCTCGCTCGCCGTTCAGGTGGCAGCGGGCCAGTCGAAAAACCGTCGCAACTTCATCATGGGCGATGTGTATGAACTTGATGCAGACGATACTAGGGCCGGCGCGATTACGCTTGAGACGAATAACTACGGCACCCTGCGCGTTGGATATGAACAGTCCGACGTTACAGCCAAGATTGCGATACCTATAGCCACACCCTTCGGGCCGAGCGCCGTTTCGCACGTAATGGACGCTCAGAAAGCCAAGTTCCTGTCGATTGGCTACCAGTATGACAACGGGACATGGCTGACCAGCAACGAAGTCACCAACCTTGATCCAGGCGGAGACCTGGAGGAAAAAGACGCCTTTTATCTGATGGCGGGTCGTCGGTTCGGCGACTTTCTCCCCCACCTGACGTATGCGCAACTGGATGAGGGCGACGGACGGCAACGCTCCTGGACCGCGGGCTTGAACTACAGCCTGCGCCCTAACGTCATCCTCAAGAGCGAGTACAAGCGAGTCTCAACGTCCGGCGAATACCAGGGCGTATTTGTGAAGTCAGCCCAGGAGACCGTGGATAACGCGATGTATGAACTATTGGGTGGACAGGCCGGTACGCCCAGCCGCAACTTCGACGCTGACATCATCAGCGTCGGCATCGACTTCGTCTTCTGAGGAGCAGATAAATGAAACTGTTCAATCGCTTCATCGCACTGACGTTGTTGGGTCTCGCGGGCTTCGCCCAGGCGGGCGTTGCCGTGATCGTCAATCCGGGCGCGCCAAGCGCACCCAATCAGGCGCAGGTCGCAAATATCTTCCTCGGCAAGGACAAATCGCTGACCGGCATCGATCAGGAAGGCTGGAACCCGGTGAAGGAAAACTTCTACACCACAGTGACCAGCAAGAACGAGTCGCAGCTCAAATCCTACTGGTCCGGTCTGATTTTTACCGGCAAGGGTCAGCCACCCGCCAGCGTAGCGGGTGACGCTGCAGTGGTCGCCAAGGTGGCTGCGGATCCGAACGCCATCGGCTACGTCGATAGCGCTGCGGTAACGGATGCGGTCAAGGTGCTGTTCACCTTGCCCTGATCAGCTGCCCTAGCTGTTGAAAAAGCCGGCCTCGTGCCGGCTTTTTCATTCCTGACGGACGGTCTCATGCGCCGCTCTGGACCGCCGATACCCCACTGCATACATCGCCAAGTTCAAGTCGCCAATTAACCGACTAGTGGCATTTAAGCATCATTCTTCATTTGTTAACATCCGCACGCGCTGCGGACACCGGAAGTCAAATGCTCAAGAATTTTTCCCTCACGTACAAGCTGGCAATCGCTCCCGCGATCGCGCTTGCGGGCCTGATCGCTTACGTCGTGTATAGCTCCCTGCAGCTGACTGTAATTGATTCCCGGCTGGATGCGCTTGAAAGAGTCAGCTACCCCACGCTGGAGACCGCCGATGCGATCCTGTTTCAGTTTTCAAGGTTGCCTGGCATCTATAACAATGCAGTCACTGCCGGGGAGCTATCCGCGCTGAACGACGCGAGCCAGATAATTGGCGAAATCGAAAACCATCGCAGCCGCATCGCCAAGCTGGTGGTTGGCGAGCCCTCACTGGCTCGCGACCTGACAGCGTGGGCCGAAGCCATCAATCGCTACGCGACAAACGCATCACAAGCCTCCAGCGCGCTGATCACCGGTACAGCCTCCTTTGATGAATTGCGGCCCAGCCTGGACCGGATGGCCAAGGATCTTTCAACCGCGCAGGAACTCGGCGACGGGTTTCGCGAGGCAGCGTACTCCGGCTTTCAGCGGACGCTTTCGGTCACCCGTGAAGACAACAGCACCACTATACGGCTTGGAATGGCGTTGTCCCTGGTACTGGTGCTGCTGGTCGCTTTCGGTGCCTGGGCAGTTACCCGCAGCATCATGATCAACGTGCATGGCGTAATCGGCTCACTGAAAGCCATTGCCCGCGGCGAAGGCGATCTGACGCGTCGCGTGAATGTTGATTCGAACGATGAAATCGGCGAAATGATCAACCTTTTCAACAACTTCCTCGACACACTACAAGGCACGATTCGCAAAATCGTCGAAGCCGCCAGTCCGTTAAGCGACGTATCGAAGGAGCTGTATCGGCTAACACAAAACTCGGAAGAGAACGCCAGATCCCAGCAACAGCACACCGATTCGATCTCCCGCGACATCCTGAATATGAACGACCACATCCAGGAAGTTGCCCGACGTTCTCGACAGGCATCCGAGCAGGCTGGGTCTGCAACGCGTCAAACCGCTACAGCCCGTGACCGCATCAATACGCTTTCAGAAAGCATCAACGATCTGGGAACCAGCGTCACCGGCGCGGTGAAGTCCATGGCTGAGCTGGAGGAAGAAACCCAGGCGGTCGGCTCAGTCCTGACCGTTATCCGCAATATTGCCGAACAGACCAACTTGCTCGCTCTGAATGCGGCGATCGAAGCTGCACGCGCAGGCGAGCAAGGCCGCGGCTTCGCTGTTGTCGCTGATGAAGTGCGCAATCTGGCGCAAAAAACTGCCACCTCGACCGCCGAGATCCAACAGATCATCCAACGCCTTCAGAACAGCGCCAACAACGTACTGAACGTGATGACCGCCAATAGCGAGAAATCCCGTGACAGCATTGAGCGTTCCACAGAAGCAACGCAACTGCTCGCTACCATCGCGACCGCAGTCAACCAGATCAACGAGCTGAATGCCGATATTGCCCGCTATACGCACGAGCAAACCGGCCTGTCGAGCTCCATCCAACAAGAAACGCAAGTGTTGCAGCAGGACGCCAAAGCAACCGCACAAGGGGCCAATGCCACGGCCCGACTGGGCGAGCAGCTCGTCAGCACCGGAGACGAACTCCGGGCGGCGACCGCCCAATTCAAAATCTGATTTGCTTCAAGGAGCACACTGAATGTTTAGATTACATGCGCTCGGTCTGGCAGTAGCCTGCCTCGCCGCGTCACCCGCTTTCGCGCTGAGTCAGGGCGAATACCGCTTGAATGGCTTCGGCACACTGGGGTTTACTCACCTGGGCGGTGAGGATGAAGGCCGCAGCTATGGTATTCAGGGCCAAACCAACGACTCATGGCGCGGAGACGAGCTATCCAAGCTCGGCGGGCAGTTTCAATACGGCCTAACCGACCGGCTCAATCTCACCACACAGGTCACACTGAAAGCCGAGCAGGATACCTGGAAGGCCAATCTGGAATGGGCCTACCTTTCGTTTCAGGGCTCCGACCGCCTGACGCTTCGCGCGGGTCGCCTGCGCAACCCGGTGTACATGTACTCCGAAACGCTGGATGTCGGAATCACTTATCCGTGGTTGCGACTACCCGACGAGATCTACCATCAGGTGCAGATATCCAATTACGAAGGTGTCGATTTCACCTATTCGATTCCGGTCAGCTACGGCTCGGTGAGCGTGCAAGCCTATGGCGGACAAGCGGAGAATCGCGACTTTTTCGCCTACGACCAGATGTATGACATGGACTACAAAAAGGTCGCTGGCGCAAATATCACGCTGGAGACGTTCAATTACGGCATTTTCCGGGTGGCCTACAGCGAAGCCGGGTTGAACATGACAATGCCGGAACTTGCAATTTATAGAATGGCCGATATCGCCAACGATGTTAAAGGCAAATTCAGCTCCGCTGGCTATCAGTATGACAACGGCACCTGGCTGGCCGCGAGCGAGGCGACAAGGCTAGTAGTCGAGGGCTTAACACCAACCAAGAACGCATTCTATGTAATGAGCGGGCGCCGGCTCGGTGATGTTCTCGGGCACGTCACTTATGCGCAGCTCGACGAAGCTGGAGCCGGTCGGCAATCCTCCTGGACCTATGGGTTGAACTACAGCCTGGCCCCCACCGTTACGCTGAAAGGTGAATACAAGCGCGTTGACACCTCTGATGGCGGACGCGGCGTATTTATCCAGTCTGGAGAAGAATATCTCACCGGCCTGTTTACTGGCACTGCCCGCACCTTCGATGGTGACATCGTCAGCATCGGCCTCGACTTCGTATTCTAAGGAGCAGTCTAATGAAAATTTTTGCACGCTCCATGGCGGCCATCGCTTTGGCTGTATCCGCAATCTCAGCCCAGGCAGGCGTGGCGGTTATCGCTCATCCCGCTGCGGCCAAAAATCCCTCGCAGGCGGAAGTGGCGAACATCTTCCTCGGCAAGGACAAGTCGCTGACCGGCATCGATCAGGAAGGCTGGAACCCGGTGAAGGAAAACTTCTACACCACGGTGACCAGCAAGAACGAGTCGCAGCTCAAATCCTACTGGTCTGGCCTGATTTTCACCGGCAAAGGCCAGCCACCCGCCAGCGTAGCGGGTGACGCTGCAGTGGTCGCCAAGGTAGCTGCGGATCCGAACGCCATCGGCTACGTCGATAGCGCTGCGGTGACTGACGCGGTCAAGGTGCTGTTCACCTTGCCCTGACGCGTTGTTTCATCGCATGAAAGCCGACCTCGTGTCGGCTTTTTGTCTGTGCTGGCTGGGCAAAATCTCCGTGTCGTTTCGCCAGATGGTCTATGCTCATCGGCATGACCGACCCAGCCCTGCGCACCGTACCCATCCGCCCCTCGCCCTGCCCAACCCTGACGGGGCAGGAGCCGTTTTTCATGGTAATGAACAGCCGCTCAGGCAAGGGCAATGCCGACCAGATACGTGAAACCGTCGAGGCGCTGCTGTCCGCGGCCGGCCGCCGCTACGAGCTCATACCAGTAAGCAGCGGATCGCAGCTCGGCCCTGCTGCGCAGAAGGCGCTGGCAAAGGCGCGAGAACACGACGGAATAGTGGTAGCGATTGGTGGCGACGGTACGCTCAATGCGGTTGCCCGAGTGGTGCTGGGCTCTG is a window of Pseudomonas sp. gcc21 DNA encoding:
- a CDS encoding porin, producing MNKSRVIGLAAMCLAATPAVALEQGEHRLNAFGTLGVSYMGGEDDGRTYGKQGQTTDSWRGDELSKLGAQFRYGVTDKLAITAQGIAKAEQDSWKAKLEWLYLSHQTTDRLVLRAGRMRSPVYMYSDTLDVGFSYPWLRLPDEVYFQIQSPTYEGIDAIYTLPLSYGSLAVQVAAGQSKNRRNFIMGDVYELDADDTRAGAITLETNNYGTLRVGYEQSDVTAKIAIPIATPFGPSAVSHVMDAQKAKFLSIGYQYDNGTWLTSNEVTNLDPGGDLEEKDAFYLMAGRRFGDFLPHLTYAQLDEGDGRQRSWTAGLNYSLRPNVILKSEYKRVSTSGEYQGVFVKSAQETVDNAMYELLGGQAGTPSRNFDADIISVGIDFVF
- a CDS encoding phosphate ABC transporter substrate-binding protein — translated: MKLFNRFIALTLLGLAGFAQAGVAVIVNPGAPSAPNQAQVANIFLGKDKSLTGIDQEGWNPVKENFYTTVTSKNESQLKSYWSGLIFTGKGQPPASVAGDAAVVAKVAADPNAIGYVDSAAVTDAVKVLFTLP
- a CDS encoding methyl-accepting chemotaxis protein, producing MLKNFSLTYKLAIAPAIALAGLIAYVVYSSLQLTVIDSRLDALERVSYPTLETADAILFQFSRLPGIYNNAVTAGELSALNDASQIIGEIENHRSRIAKLVVGEPSLARDLTAWAEAINRYATNASQASSALITGTASFDELRPSLDRMAKDLSTAQELGDGFREAAYSGFQRTLSVTREDNSTTIRLGMALSLVLVLLVAFGAWAVTRSIMINVHGVIGSLKAIARGEGDLTRRVNVDSNDEIGEMINLFNNFLDTLQGTIRKIVEAASPLSDVSKELYRLTQNSEENARSQQQHTDSISRDILNMNDHIQEVARRSRQASEQAGSATRQTATARDRINTLSESINDLGTSVTGAVKSMAELEEETQAVGSVLTVIRNIAEQTNLLALNAAIEAARAGEQGRGFAVVADEVRNLAQKTATSTAEIQQIIQRLQNSANNVLNVMTANSEKSRDSIERSTEATQLLATIATAVNQINELNADIARYTHEQTGLSSSIQQETQVLQQDAKATAQGANATARLGEQLVSTGDELRAATAQFKI
- a CDS encoding porin gives rise to the protein MFRLHALGLAVACLAASPAFALSQGEYRLNGFGTLGFTHLGGEDEGRSYGIQGQTNDSWRGDELSKLGGQFQYGLTDRLNLTTQVTLKAEQDTWKANLEWAYLSFQGSDRLTLRAGRLRNPVYMYSETLDVGITYPWLRLPDEIYHQVQISNYEGVDFTYSIPVSYGSVSVQAYGGQAENRDFFAYDQMYDMDYKKVAGANITLETFNYGIFRVAYSEAGLNMTMPELAIYRMADIANDVKGKFSSAGYQYDNGTWLAASEATRLVVEGLTPTKNAFYVMSGRRLGDVLGHVTYAQLDEAGAGRQSSWTYGLNYSLAPTVTLKGEYKRVDTSDGGRGVFIQSGEEYLTGLFTGTARTFDGDIVSIGLDFVF
- a CDS encoding phosphate ABC transporter substrate-binding protein — protein: MKIFARSMAAIALAVSAISAQAGVAVIAHPAAAKNPSQAEVANIFLGKDKSLTGIDQEGWNPVKENFYTTVTSKNESQLKSYWSGLIFTGKGQPPASVAGDAAVVAKVAADPNAIGYVDSAAVTDAVKVLFTLP